From the Martelella mediterranea DSM 17316 genome, one window contains:
- the ubiB gene encoding 2-polyprenylphenol 6-hydroxylase yields MGALRSYFNLLGVGWVLAREGVINALPSEGLPPYARLVKALLVPFARPGARKKARSDRLGKAISRLGPSYVKMGQFLATRPDVVGAGFAEDLAQLQDRMPFFPVEASKATIRGSLGRSVDELYTEFGDPIAAASIAQVHPARIATPEGEKKVAVKVIRPGIRHRFNEDLGAMYLVARMQERFIRSSRRLRPVDVTRTLEQTTKIEMDLRLEAAAISEMTENTAHDEGFRLPAVDWERTGRDVVTMEWIDGVKMSDVAGLKAAGHDLEKLAVTLIQSFLRHTLRDGFFHADMHPGNLFVDKDGLIVAVDMGIVGRLGKKERRVLAEILYGFITRDYMRVAEAHFEAGYVPSHHNKASFAQAIRAIGEPIHGQSAETISMGKLLTLLFEITEIFDMTTQTQLINLQKTMVVVEGVSRMLDPHFNMWKASEPVVSKWIEHNLGPRRVLTDMREGMQAVLKIAEAIPDIADKTEKFHNEVVAMSENGLRFDERTSEAIGRAEARHTRSGRVALWLIAAVLVYLAVVASVAVF; encoded by the coding sequence ATGGGCGCGCTTCGATCCTACTTCAATCTTCTCGGCGTCGGCTGGGTGCTGGCCCGCGAGGGCGTGATCAACGCGCTGCCATCGGAAGGCCTGCCGCCCTATGCCCGGTTGGTGAAGGCCTTGCTGGTGCCCTTCGCCCGGCCCGGCGCGCGCAAGAAGGCGCGCTCCGACAGGCTCGGCAAGGCGATCTCGCGGCTCGGCCCCTCCTATGTGAAGATGGGCCAGTTCCTGGCAACCCGGCCGGATGTCGTCGGTGCCGGATTTGCCGAGGATCTGGCGCAGTTGCAGGACCGGATGCCGTTCTTCCCGGTCGAAGCCTCCAAGGCGACCATTCGCGGCTCGCTCGGCCGTTCTGTCGATGAGCTCTACACCGAATTCGGCGATCCGATCGCCGCGGCCTCGATCGCGCAGGTGCATCCGGCGAGGATCGCGACGCCCGAGGGCGAGAAAAAGGTCGCCGTCAAGGTGATCCGCCCCGGTATCCGCCACCGGTTCAACGAGGATCTCGGCGCGATGTATCTGGTCGCGCGCATGCAGGAGCGGTTCATCCGCTCCAGCCGGCGGCTCAGGCCCGTCGATGTCACCCGCACGCTGGAACAGACCACCAAGATCGAGATGGATCTGCGGCTGGAAGCGGCCGCGATCTCGGAGATGACGGAAAACACCGCCCATGACGAGGGCTTCCGCCTGCCTGCGGTCGACTGGGAGCGCACCGGCCGCGACGTTGTCACCATGGAATGGATCGACGGCGTCAAGATGTCGGATGTCGCGGGGCTGAAGGCCGCGGGCCATGACCTCGAGAAGCTGGCGGTAACGCTGATCCAGTCCTTCCTGCGCCACACGCTGCGCGATGGCTTCTTCCACGCCGACATGCATCCCGGCAATCTGTTCGTCGACAAGGATGGCCTGATCGTCGCCGTCGACATGGGCATTGTCGGGCGACTCGGAAAGAAGGAGCGGCGGGTGCTCGCCGAAATCCTCTACGGCTTCATCACCCGCGATTACATGCGCGTGGCCGAGGCCCATTTCGAGGCGGGATACGTGCCGTCGCACCACAACAAGGCCTCGTTCGCGCAGGCGATCCGCGCCATCGGCGAACCGATCCATGGCCAGTCGGCGGAGACCATCTCGATGGGCAAGCTTCTGACGCTGTTGTTCGAGATCACCGAAATCTTCGACATGACCACGCAGACGCAGCTCATCAACCTGCAGAAGACCATGGTCGTGGTCGAGGGCGTGTCGCGCATGCTCGATCCGCATTTCAACATGTGGAAGGCGTCCGAGCCGGTCGTGTCGAAATGGATCGAACACAATCTCGGCCCCCGCCGGGTGCTGACCGATATGCGCGAGGGCATGCAGGCGGTGCTGAAGATCGCCGAGGCCATCCCGGACATCGCCGACAAGACCGAGAAATTCCACAACGAGGTCGTCGCCATGAGCGAAAACGGCCTGCGTTTCGACGAGCGCACCTCCGAGGCCATCGGCCGCGCCGAAGCGCGCCACACCCGCTCGGGCCGCGTGGCGCTGTGGCTGATTGCGGCGGTGCTGGTGTACCTCGCCGTGGTGGCTTCGGTGGCGGTGTTTTGA